One Glycine max cultivar Williams 82 chromosome 8, Glycine_max_v4.0, whole genome shotgun sequence genomic window, GAGAGCAACACCCCACCCTCGGATTCATGGGCTTGGAGAAAGTATGGACAGAAACCCATCAAGGGTTCCCCTTATCCCAGGTAATTATATAATTCCATTGCATTGCAACAAAATTCTGTTATTCACGTTTGGTCACTATAAGGTTAATTTGTGAAACATTTATAAGCGACGACAAGAAACGGAACTAGTGTAGTaactgtttgtttttgttggttCGTTCGTTAATATCTGATTGTTGTTGTGACACAGAGGGTACTACAGGTGTAGCAGTTCCAAGGGCTGTCCGGCACGGAAACAAGTGGAAAGGAGCTGCGTGGACCCCACAATGCTAGTCGTCACTTACTCCTCCGACCACAACCATCCATGGCCACCTTCTAGAAACCACGCCAGGCCCACCAAGAAGCCTGAACCGGTTCCGGACCCGGTCCAACCCGAACCGGAGGAGAAGTTCGCGGACCTGGGCGGGGACGACTCCATGATAACCACCGCGGAGGAATTGGGCTGGCTGGGGGAGATGGAAACGACGTCATCCACGGTGCTCGAAAGCCCCATTATGGCCACGGGCTACCACGCTGACGTGGCGCTGATTCCGATGAGGGAGGAGGACGAGTCGCTCTTCGCCGACCTCGGGGAGCTGCCGGAGTGCTCGGTGGTATTCAGGCAGGGGCTGCTGACGGAGCGGCGGCGGTACACCGCGCCGTGGTGCGGGACCACAAGTTGAGGGCAAAaaagtcaacaaaaaaaaaagaaagaagaaaaactagaGGTGCCTGTTTGACACGTTCTTCGTGCGGCACAAGAGAAAAAGATAGcagcattattttttaaaattaaaaatattaatttatgttattttagtttGTTGAGAGtagaaaatggaaaagagaaaataGGAAAAGTAGGGTTGGGGATGAAGAAGAATAAATGGAAGTTTGGGGGGAGGAGTGAGAGAATATGTGTATGTTGGGAAGTGGTTGTAATTAGCGTAACTTTGAACAGCTTGCACAACAAGATATTTTACTGGACCCCCCCTCTATTCCTATCCCTATCTCTTGTTTCTAGAACAACATATTAATAATGCGCCGATACTACTATTAAATGCCAACCAATGGCCACAATTAACAAATTTGATAACGATATTAACAACACAAATACTAGTCACTACTCATAAGctcttttttatactaaaagtCATAGAATGAGTTCGTTTAAATGCTCAGAATCAACAAAATGCTCGTTTAATTACTCAATTTGATTATTCCATCCCAACCGACTCAATTAAGCTTCTGTTTAATTCCATtgtttagagagaaaaaaaaaggataaaatcaaCCCAACTCTATTATGTTAAATTGAGTTAGGTTATAAATTAATCTAAACTTGACTCCATCCAAATTATTGActcctttaatttttatgagtttttttaataatactattttaaaaaattagtatcaCTCTTTTTTATTCCCCTTCCCCCTCAAacatataatatgtataaagaGTTAaagctaatatttttaaatataaaaaggacAAGTAAAAAGATTATCACTTGTAAGTtgtatcattatttaatttcatgAGATTAGTTAataagtaaaaagggaaaataagttatttattaacgatgtaaaataattttataatattatctaattacaaattataatttattaatttttataataattatcttaaaaaattgataataattttagattggttgataatataatttttttattttgacaatGTATAATAACAATTATACTTAAAAAAGCATGTATAAAAGTTGCAGTAAAAAGAAAGTTCGATAAccttatagtatttttttttcctcctaatTTAGTGTAGGGctatttattgaattaaaacaAGCCAATAAAtctaataattcaaattaatctcattaaattaatttaattatcttatttaCTTCAAGATAAATTCAAACTAAAGCAACTATTATTAGTTCAGTTCTTAGATTAACGACTGAAAATTCACCAAGAAAAACATTAACGACTGAAAATCTGAACTGTAAAATTTGCATGAATATATGTGACTGGTGTAGTATAATTATTggataaattataagaaagttTAATGTTacacattaaatataaaatagttttacatgtTATTATATTCAAtcccaaattattatttaaattattttaaataattattttaataattaataaatttatgatacaTGCTGCGAATGGATGAGTATATAATCCTTTTTCTCAAATcataattttacatgcattaaaAACAAACTGAGTTTAATTCAACTAACtctaaaaatagtttaaaaaggAAAGTTTGTCCAAGTCTTATAAAAACTagtttgacttttttta contains:
- the WRKY48 gene encoding WRKY transcription factor 48 isoform X1; its protein translation is MDSKFRKNNRNSYTSEQDQDTDHDVAQENIAESPPSSTVFNIDGLVPSPTPSSKRSRRAIQKRVVQIPMKETEGCRLKGESNTPPSDSWAWRKYGQKPIKGSPYPRGYYRCSSSKGCPARKQVERSCVDPTMLVVTYSSDHNHPWPPSRNHARPTKKPEPVPDPVQPEPEEKFADLGGDDSMITTAEELGWLGEMETTSSTVLESPIMATGYHADVALIPMREEDESLFADLGELPECSVVFRQGLLTERRRYTAPWCGTTS
- the WRKY48 gene encoding WRKY transcription factor 48, with translation MDSKFRKNNRNSYTSEQDQDTDHDVAQENIAESPPSSTVFNIDGLVPSPTPSSKRRRAIQKRVVQIPMKETEGCRLKGESNTPPSDSWAWRKYGQKPIKGSPYPRGYYRCSSSKGCPARKQVERSCVDPTMLVVTYSSDHNHPWPPSRNHARPTKKPEPVPDPVQPEPEEKFADLGGDDSMITTAEELGWLGEMETTSSTVLESPIMATGYHADVALIPMREEDESLFADLGELPECSVVFRQGLLTERRRYTAPWCGTTS